TATATGCACGTCACTTTGAAATAACAAGCACTTATATATAGGCTTCAATTCTTACTTAGTAAGGAGATGAATTTAGTAAAAATAGATACATAAAACCAAGCCATTTGCATAATGATTCTGTGATGAGTTATGAAGGTAGTGATTACATGAAAATGTGGAGGCGTAAAATTATTGACCATAACCAAAAAAGAGAAGCAGCAGAAAAAGGAAGTGTTATGGTGAATTTCCCTTGTTGTTTATAGTTAGGTCAAAAACAGTACGACCATGAAAATCGGTGGATTCCCAGACCCACATGCCACTATCCACTGATAGATATATGTTATCCAAAGACCATGAAATTATGACGATAAACGATATCAACCACATAAACCCTAATGGTTTCTGTCACTAAGAATGTTGCTATTTAGTAGTGGTTCTTCTTTATAAGATGCTGACCCTGATTCAAATCAATTGTCAATGGTATTTAAAGGTTGAAAGTGTACGTGATTATTGTACATGGACCATTGCATGAGCAGAAACTTACATAGTGTATGGCGTGGCCGACCTTATATCCTATGCCACAAACTATTATATTTTCAGGATTTCACTTCAGAATAACCAAACTGTTCAGAACCCTCACCTTCCACTACTTTTCAAATTTCACATGGAGTACAAACTGCCACTCATACTTAGTTCTAGAAGacatttatatttcataaattgttattattattgcatAAATTAAGTATATATTCATATACTTAATGCATGTTTGTGtttattatatgaaaatgaGAATATCAAATCAGCAATATAAAATGGTTTAGATAACAAGAGGAATTAAAgttatatatcaattaaaaaggTTATGCTAGTTCTCAAAGTATATAtcaatttgtattaattaaatataatgaattaaatGTGTTCCTCTTATTTGATATAAGAGTagcttttccttttaatttgtCTCTTGCCTATAGGTTGGAGATTTCATAttaactagagataagacaatttcataacatATAAGTGGatgtaaatatcattttataagctgattttgtaaggtttagttaggtttaaagtttatttcttaacatggtatgagttagagcctatcctataaaaaattgttgttttttgGTATATTGTTTCACTCACTATCGGAccactcatttaatgtttagtctcatattcaatatgtatatGTCTCAGTATTAGAATGTGTTGGAGATCTcatatcaactaaaaataaagtgatttcataatatataaatgtgtttAAACATCATCTTAAAAACtggttttataaaattgagtgagacttaaaatttaatttctaacacCATATGCATGAACTCCCTCCTAAAGCACAAGCACGTGTTCTAAAATAGAtgctggtttttttttttggacaaaTGGTACTTTTTAAGGTAGATTAGTAAACATAATACAAGAAACCTATATAGATGCAAGTAACTCAGAATAACCTTATACTAATagagttttttatattttgtgggACCTTTTTgtgttccttttcttttataaagtttaGCAAAaacggatttttttttattaataagggaagttgtttttttttcttcttgcaaTTTAAAACCTCCCTTAATTCTCAGTGGTTGCATAGTACACCATCTGAATCAGGAGGAGACATACAATGGGTTAGAACCAACCACTAAACCTCCTTTCCTTTATAGTAACTCAGATATAGCTCCATTATTCAAAGCTTTAagcctttatttatttattattaataacattaactttattttagtaataacaACAGTATATCCAAATTGTTTTTGGTGGGTTCCAATAATTAGCTACCTTGGAGAATATTGGTTCTGAAAGTGTATGGTAGCTTTCTTGTAGGGTTGCttgttttttaaatctttttctttctaattccTCATTTACAAAAAAACACTCATTCTGCCAACTCCAAATAGAGTAAGGCCTATCTCAACCTAAGGTCTAGGTTTGATATGCGCTGGTCGTGATCTTTAACATATATACTATAAAGTATGACAAAATATGGTTGATGTATTAATTGTAACCATAAAAATCTTGGGCATTTTCGCATCACTACTATGAACTTTTTTTTCGTTTTGTCATATTTATCAGAAGAACATCTGACACTAGTTTGTATAGtttgttaggaattcaagtgtgagtctaagtcccacattgaccagaaatgagaaagtagagcactatataagaataaagacccataaatccattatcttaaggttttggattgagagtggtgtcaatgccttatgtggttgggctagTGAAACCCCTTCCATGTAAAACCTAACATAGTTTGCATAATACTATAGCAAGCAAATGCGCTGTGGGACCCTTCAACTCCAAATATTGCCACTAGTggagtattttttttctttttgtcttgaATTTTCCTATGTAAGACTTTGACTAAACCCATGATTCTCTTTGCGTGCCGACAAAATACAAAGAATGGAATAGTACCTGTCAGATTTGGTGTCCAATTGACGTTTTCCAAGTACAATTAGGAATTAGTGGCTCAAGTAGTTTGTTCTCTGTCAAAGAGTTGATTGATCCACCTTTGTGATCTTTTCAATAATATCTTCCATACACACAAGAATCAAGCGTGTAACTAAAATCACTATCAATTTTGGGTATAAAAAATGGTAATGTTACTGATTGAACATACGATATTAAATTACAAGAAGCTGACAAATTTCTTCCATTTACCATTTACACAACAGATTCACTTTTCCTTGTTCTTGCTTAAAGGGGAACTCATAGGAAATATGAGGCTCGTGTTTCTCTTAGGTTCAATAGTGATCATGAGATTAGCATCTAAGATTTTATATTAGCTATTCAAATTCCTTACTAAGACTTATGATAATGTACTAACTACTTTCCAAAACTAATCTATTACTAAATCCCTTTAGATCTTCCCAATTAGAGTACCTGGAACATAAACATTAGCATGTGTTAATAAAAACAGTTATGATCCGATTTTGAAACAAGTTGTTTATGTTCATGAAGTGGCATTAACCTACCATACGATTTTGATTGGAACCTTGTTTTCAGCAATTGAGACCAGTGAGAGGTTGAGCTTCTTTGGAATAGCCACTAGTTTGGTCCTTTACCTCACAAAGGTTATGCATCAAGACCTCAAAACAGCAGCAAAAAATGTGAACTACTGGTCTGGTGTCACAACTTTGATGCCACTGTTTGGTGGATTCATAGCTGATTCATACATGGGTCGTTACAACACTGTTCTGGCATCAAGCATTTTCTATCTCATGGTAAGCTCATTCAATATTCAATTACAACTTACTGTTACAGACTACATTATTTTCTGTGTATGTATGTTCTAACTATAGACTCTTGTTCTTatggataaaaataaatgaaatacaGGGTTTGATTCTCCTTACATTGTCTTGGTTCCTCCCAAGCTTAAAGCCATGTGATGACACAGACCTATGCACAAAACCAAGGAGAATTCATGAAGTGGTTTTCTTCCTGGCCATTTACTTGGTATCTTTTGGTACTGGAGGGCACAAACCCTCATTGGAGAGCTTTGGAGCTGACCAATTTGATGAGGATCATGATGAAGAAAGGAGGCAAAAAATGTCCTTTTTCAATTGGTGGAACTGTGCACTATGCACTGGACTTATTCTGGGAGTTACCCTCATTGTTTACATACAAGACAACATAAACTGGGGAGCTGCTGATATTATCTTCACGGTGATCATGGTTTTTTCACTGATCGTCTTCATATTAGGAAGGCCATTTTATCGTTATAGGGTACCTACTGGGAGTCCCTTGACTCCAATGTTGCAGGTTCTTGTTGCTTCCTTTTCCAAAAGAAAGCTTCCACACCCTTCCGATCCTGCTCAATTGTACGAGGTTCCAAAATCTATTGGCAACAACAAAAGATTTCTGTGTCACACTAACAAACTGAAGTAAGTATCGTGACTTGTTCTGTTCTCCTGAATGCAGCCAAAATATGTCACTTTCTTGACACTATGATACAGTGATCAATTTTGATGCACAGTCAAATAGTCAACTGATAAGTAACTACAAAATCAATGATCATATTATGCATAACAATAGTGTAACATAAGAATGTTCTAATTAATATGATTTGTTCTGCAACATAGAACAGACCTGATATGTTATGTTTTGTCCCATTTTATCCTGTAcgctaatttattttatgttaacaCATGATTCGttattgatataatttgatttcaGATTTCTTGACAAGGCAGCGATTCTTGTGAATGATGGTAGTTTCGGAGAGAAGCAGAGTCCATGGAATCTGGCAACGGTAACAAAGGTCGAAGAAGTGAAGCTTATTATCAACATGATTCCCATTTGGGTATCTACCATACCATTCGGCATATGTGTGGCACAAACTGCTACATTCTTCGTGAAACAAGGAACCACATTGAACAGAAAGATAGGTAACGGGTTTGAGATTCCTCCGGCTTCAATCTTCACAGTTTCTGCGTTGGGAATGGTAGTTTCTGTGGCGATATATGACAAGATTCTTGTGCCGGTGTTACGAAGAGTGACACAAAATGAGAGAGGAATCAACATTCTTCAGAGGATCGGTTTTGGAATGCTCTTCTGCATTGGTACAATGATAGTAGCAG
This region of Vigna unguiculata cultivar IT97K-499-35 chromosome 5, ASM411807v1, whole genome shotgun sequence genomic DNA includes:
- the LOC114183478 gene encoding protein NRT1/ PTR FAMILY 5.6-like — encoded protein: MMNDNVEVKSEEGDEKKWVNDSSVDHKGKVPLRASTGSWKAAFFIIAIETSERLSFFGIATSLVLYLTKVMHQDLKTAAKNVNYWSGVTTLMPLFGGFIADSYMGRYNTVLASSIFYLMGLILLTLSWFLPSLKPCDDTDLCTKPRRIHEVVFFLAIYLVSFGTGGHKPSLESFGADQFDEDHDEERRQKMSFFNWWNCALCTGLILGVTLIVYIQDNINWGAADIIFTVIMVFSLIVFILGRPFYRYRVPTGSPLTPMLQVLVASFSKRKLPHPSDPAQLYEVPKSIGNNKRFLCHTNKLKFLDKAAILVNDGSFGEKQSPWNLATVTKVEEVKLIINMIPIWVSTIPFGICVAQTATFFVKQGTTLNRKIGNGFEIPPASIFTVSALGMVVSVAIYDKILVPVLRRVTQNERGINILQRIGFGMLFCIGTMIVAALVERKRLEAVERDPLKGSLTMSIFWLAPQFLIIGFGDGFTLVGLQEYFYDQVPDSMRSLGIAFYLSVIGAASFLSSVLITVVDHMTEKNGKSWFGKDLNSSRLDKFYWVLAAMSTLNLFLFAFLASRYSYKRVQKVAVADCYEDKSDYESVETKV